From Paenibacillus sp. PK3_47, the proteins below share one genomic window:
- a CDS encoding tetratricopeptide repeat protein gives MRSELIAQLNAWHEEDEFQQIVDRIKEVPTPLIDDELAVHLGRALNNLERYKEALKWFMKIDEKERNNPLWHFRVGYAYYYLDRNEEAVKEFEIAHSMDPEDEDILTMLEWSRNEAAASPAAGDEDEESDS, from the coding sequence ATGAGAAGTGAGCTTATTGCACAATTGAATGCTTGGCATGAAGAGGATGAATTTCAACAAATCGTAGACCGGATCAAGGAAGTGCCCACACCGTTAATCGACGATGAACTGGCCGTTCATTTGGGGAGAGCACTGAATAATCTGGAACGTTATAAGGAAGCGCTTAAATGGTTCATGAAGATTGATGAAAAGGAAAGAAACAACCCGCTTTGGCACTTCCGTGTAGGTTATGCCTATTACTATCTGGACCGCAATGAGGAAGCTGTAAAAGAGTTTGAGATCGCACACAGCATGGACCCTGAAGATGAAGATATCCTGACTATGCTGGAGTGGAGCCGGAATGAAGCTGCGGCATCTCCTGCTGCCGGGGACGAGGATGAAGAGTCTGATTCCTAA